A genomic window from Ideonella sp. WA131b includes:
- a CDS encoding thioesterase family protein: protein MSTAPLMPRSAEEQARLDAALVELFEQRITFNQTLGLKVLSVKPGDVRARIAMRPELVGHYAYGRLHGGVISATLDAMGGLALMAGFAERHPHDNAMQVMHRFAKMGTIDLRIDYLRPGLGPHFIATAEVTRLGGRIGSTQMRLVNDEGTLLATGAAAYVVA from the coding sequence ATGAGCACGGCACCGCTGATGCCTCGCAGCGCCGAGGAACAGGCCCGGCTCGACGCCGCGCTGGTGGAGCTGTTCGAGCAGCGCATCACCTTCAATCAGACCCTGGGCCTGAAGGTGCTGAGCGTGAAGCCCGGCGACGTGCGTGCGCGCATCGCCATGCGGCCCGAGCTCGTGGGCCACTACGCCTATGGCCGGCTGCACGGCGGCGTCATCTCGGCCACCCTCGATGCGATGGGCGGACTGGCGCTGATGGCTGGCTTCGCCGAGCGCCACCCGCACGACAACGCGATGCAGGTGATGCACCGCTTCGCCAAGATGGGCACCATCGACCTGCGCATCGACTACCTCCGCCCGGGGCTGGGCCCGCACTTCATCGCCACGGCCGAGGTCACGCGGCTGGGCGGTCGCATCGGCAGCACGCAGATGCGCCTGGTCAACGACGAGGGCACGCTGCTGGCCACGGGCGCGGCGGCCTACGTGGTGGCCTGA
- a CDS encoding 3-keto-5-aminohexanoate cleavage protein, with product MSARPDADMAILTCALTGVLTDPTQHPVPVTPAQMASEARDAFNAGASIMHVHLRSQEPGFGHMPSWDPEVAAAVCDAIRAACPGVIINLTTGILGKDISGPAACLKRVKPEIAACNAGTLNYLKLKADGTWAWPPMVFDNPVAKVQQFLDVMAETGTHPEFECFDTGILRSVGMYVGAGMVQGVPEVNLVMGVASGMPCDAELLALLPRWMPEGVVWQSTLIGRAEVWPVHQKTADLGGHLRTGLEDTFYRPDGSRARGNGMLIEDLASCARRAGRDIATPAEARALLGLREAAEA from the coding sequence ATGAGCGCCCGACCCGATGCCGACATGGCCATCCTCACCTGCGCCCTCACTGGCGTGCTCACCGATCCGACACAGCACCCGGTGCCCGTGACGCCTGCGCAGATGGCTTCGGAAGCTCGCGACGCCTTCAATGCCGGCGCCAGCATCATGCACGTGCACCTGCGCAGCCAGGAGCCCGGCTTCGGCCACATGCCGAGCTGGGACCCGGAGGTGGCCGCCGCGGTCTGCGACGCCATCCGCGCCGCCTGCCCGGGCGTCATCATCAACCTCACCACGGGCATCCTGGGCAAGGACATCTCGGGCCCCGCGGCCTGCCTGAAGCGCGTGAAGCCCGAGATCGCGGCCTGCAACGCCGGCACACTGAACTACCTCAAGCTCAAGGCCGACGGCACGTGGGCCTGGCCGCCGATGGTCTTCGACAACCCGGTGGCCAAGGTGCAGCAGTTCCTCGACGTGATGGCCGAGACCGGCACCCACCCGGAGTTCGAATGCTTCGACACCGGCATCCTGCGCAGCGTGGGCATGTACGTGGGTGCCGGCATGGTGCAGGGCGTGCCCGAGGTCAACCTGGTGATGGGCGTGGCCAGCGGCATGCCCTGCGATGCCGAGCTGCTGGCGCTGCTGCCGCGCTGGATGCCCGAAGGCGTGGTGTGGCAAAGCACCTTGATCGGCCGCGCCGAGGTGTGGCCCGTGCACCAGAAGACGGCCGATCTCGGAGGCCACCTGCGCACGGGGCTGGAGGACACCTTCTACCGGCCCGACGGCTCGCGCGCCCGCGGCAACGGCATGCTGATCGAGGATCTGGCCTCCTGCGCGCGGCGCGCAGGCCGCGACATCGCCACACCGGCCGAGGCGCGGGCGCTGCTGGGGCTGCGCGAGGCCGCCGAGGCATGA
- a CDS encoding ATP-grasp domain-containing protein, producing the protein MSFRTILMANRGEIACRVIRTAHRMGYRTVAVYSDADAGAPHVRQADAAVRIGPAPAGESYLSIEALIAAARTSGADAVHPGYGFLSERADFAEACVDAGLVFIGPPATAMRAMGGKAEAKRLMLAAGVPCAPGFLGEAQDDATLRAGAERLGLPLLVKAVAGGGGRGMRLVRTWAEWQEALAGARREATSAFGDGALMLERLIEHGRHIEVQVFADAHGHVVHLGERDCTAQRRRQKVIEEAPSPAVSAALREAMGRDAVAAARAVGYVGAGTVEFIIDTAMNHYFLEMNTRLQVEHPVTECVTGLDLVEWQLRVAAGEPLPLAQDDIRIDGHAIELRLYAEDPAGGWVPQTGTVRGWRPERARALGVRVDHGISDGQVIGPHYDAMVAKFIAHGRTRLDAVRQLVRALDQAPLLAPANNGRFLRELLLHPDFTAATMTTARLDEWAAAGTPPVARAAPPEAAWRVAAALRAHDAAGGAGHRPASVRGFDLALQCQGERRVLRTPVAGVAVSSWDGLDAVVAIDGVERHVIALADSAKLLLAWDAAVFAFDEPSPWPDPTAAADPRELRAPVAGVVARVAVQPGDRVVAGQSLVCVEAMKMEMWQSAAAAGTVAEVHVALRDIVAAGARLVTLEIDA; encoded by the coding sequence ATGAGCTTCCGCACCATCCTGATGGCGAACCGCGGGGAAATCGCCTGCCGTGTGATCCGCACAGCGCACCGCATGGGCTACCGCACGGTGGCGGTGTACAGCGATGCCGATGCCGGCGCGCCGCACGTGCGGCAGGCCGATGCGGCGGTGCGCATCGGGCCGGCCCCTGCGGGCGAGTCCTACCTGTCGATCGAGGCGCTGATCGCCGCCGCGCGCACCAGCGGCGCCGACGCGGTGCACCCGGGCTACGGCTTCCTCTCCGAGCGCGCCGACTTCGCCGAGGCCTGCGTCGACGCCGGGCTGGTGTTCATCGGCCCGCCAGCGACGGCCATGCGTGCGATGGGCGGCAAGGCCGAGGCCAAGCGGCTGATGCTTGCCGCCGGCGTGCCCTGCGCGCCGGGCTTCCTGGGCGAGGCGCAGGACGACGCCACGCTGCGCGCCGGGGCCGAGCGCCTGGGGCTGCCGCTGCTCGTCAAGGCCGTGGCCGGCGGTGGCGGCCGCGGCATGCGGCTCGTGCGCACATGGGCCGAGTGGCAGGAGGCCTTGGCCGGCGCCCGCCGCGAGGCCACCAGCGCCTTCGGCGACGGCGCGCTGATGCTGGAGCGGCTCATCGAGCACGGCCGCCACATCGAGGTGCAGGTGTTCGCCGATGCCCACGGCCACGTCGTCCACCTGGGCGAGCGCGACTGCACCGCGCAGCGCCGCCGCCAGAAGGTGATCGAGGAGGCGCCGTCGCCTGCGGTCAGCGCCGCGCTGCGCGAGGCCATGGGCCGAGATGCCGTGGCCGCCGCCCGCGCCGTAGGCTATGTGGGCGCGGGCACGGTGGAGTTCATCATCGACACAGCGATGAACCACTACTTCCTCGAGATGAACACCCGGCTGCAGGTCGAGCACCCGGTCACCGAATGCGTCACCGGCCTGGACCTCGTGGAGTGGCAGCTGCGCGTGGCCGCAGGCGAGCCGCTGCCGCTGGCGCAGGACGACATCCGCATCGACGGCCACGCCATCGAGCTGCGCCTCTACGCCGAAGACCCCGCCGGCGGCTGGGTGCCGCAGACCGGCACCGTGCGCGGCTGGCGGCCCGAGCGGGCACGGGCCCTCGGCGTGCGCGTGGACCACGGCATCAGTGACGGCCAGGTCATCGGCCCGCACTACGACGCCATGGTGGCCAAGTTCATCGCCCACGGTCGCACGCGGCTTGATGCCGTGCGGCAGCTGGTGCGCGCCCTCGACCAGGCCCCGCTTCTGGCGCCGGCCAACAACGGCCGCTTCCTGCGCGAACTGCTGCTGCACCCCGACTTCACCGCCGCCACGATGACCACGGCGCGCCTCGACGAATGGGCCGCCGCTGGCACCCCGCCCGTGGCGCGCGCCGCGCCACCCGAGGCCGCCTGGCGCGTGGCCGCCGCGCTGCGCGCACACGATGCCGCCGGTGGAGCCGGTCATCGCCCGGCCAGCGTGCGCGGCTTCGACCTGGCGCTGCAGTGCCAGGGCGAGCGGCGCGTGCTTCGCACGCCCGTGGCGGGTGTGGCGGTGTCGTCGTGGGACGGCCTGGACGCCGTCGTCGCCATCGATGGGGTGGAGCGCCACGTCATCGCGCTGGCGGACAGTGCCAAGCTGCTTCTCGCCTGGGACGCCGCGGTCTTCGCTTTCGACGAGCCCTCGCCCTGGCCCGACCCCACCGCGGCCGCCGACCCGCGAGAGCTGCGGGCCCCCGTGGCCGGCGTCGTGGCCCGGGTGGCCGTGCAGCCCGGCGACCGCGTCGTCGCCGGCCAGTCGCTGGTGTGCGTGGAAGCGATGAAGATGGAGATGTGGCAGTCCGCCGCTGCCGCCGGCACCGTGGCCGAGGTGCACGTGGCGCTGCGCGACATCGTGGCCGCCGGTGCGCGGCTGGTCACCCTGGAGATCGACGCATGA
- a CDS encoding enoyl-CoA hydratase/isomerase family protein produces the protein MSVEFVDFATLALRRAGGVLHVTLNRPAQRNAMSLAMVRELRAVLARAERQGEVRVIVLRGAGGHFCAGADVADLAAARARLADDPRAIEDTNAAFGELCGAYAATGLATVAVVEGACMGGGFGLACVADVTLAARSALFKLPETRLGLVPAQIAPFLVERLGVAEARRLAVTGATLDSAAAQALRLVHGVGEVDALLAATLSDIMACAPGAIAATKALLAKARLHSPASLVAEAAAMFSRAALGPEGQEGTMAFLGKRKPSWAAES, from the coding sequence ATGTCTGTTGAGTTTGTCGACTTCGCGACGCTCGCGCTGCGGCGCGCGGGTGGCGTGCTGCACGTGACGCTCAACCGCCCCGCGCAGCGCAACGCCATGAGCCTGGCCATGGTGCGCGAGCTGCGCGCCGTGCTGGCGCGGGCCGAGAGGCAAGGCGAAGTGCGCGTGATCGTGCTGCGCGGCGCGGGCGGGCACTTCTGCGCCGGGGCGGACGTGGCGGATCTCGCCGCGGCCCGCGCCCGCCTGGCCGACGATCCGCGCGCCATCGAGGACACCAATGCCGCCTTCGGTGAGCTGTGCGGCGCCTACGCCGCGACCGGCCTCGCCACCGTGGCGGTGGTGGAGGGCGCCTGCATGGGCGGCGGCTTCGGCCTGGCCTGCGTGGCTGACGTGACGCTGGCCGCGCGCAGCGCGCTGTTCAAGCTGCCCGAGACGCGGCTGGGGCTGGTGCCGGCACAGATCGCGCCCTTCCTCGTCGAGCGGCTGGGCGTGGCCGAGGCGCGGCGGCTGGCCGTCACCGGCGCCACGCTGGACTCGGCGGCTGCGCAGGCGCTGCGGCTGGTGCACGGTGTCGGCGAGGTCGACGCGCTGCTGGCGGCCACCTTGAGCGACATCATGGCCTGCGCACCCGGCGCCATCGCTGCCACCAAGGCACTGTTGGCCAAGGCGCGGCTGCACAGCCCGGCCTCGCTGGTGGCCGAGGCCGCGGCAATGTTCTCGCGCGCTGCACTCGGCCCCGAGGGGCAGGAGGGCACCATGGCCTTCCTGGGCAAACGCAAACCGTCGTGGGCGGCCGAGTCATGA
- a CDS encoding acyl-CoA dehydrogenase family protein: MKFTPEHRALEDTVVKFCDKELNPFVAEWEAKGQFPAHEVFKKLGKLGLLGLKYPEEYGGAGLDFSYSMVMAEALGQCNCGGVPMAIGVHTDMATPALARFGSDDLRKEWLVPTIAGEVVACLGVSEPGGGSDVAAIKTMAQREGDDYVINGTKMWITSGMQADWCCLLANTSDGPAHKNKSLIVVPMDAPGITRQKIHKIGMHSSDTAQLFFDNVRVPRRYLIGQEGLGFTFQMLQFQEERLWGAAGSLRSLDRLIDQTIAYTRERRTFGKPVLDNQVVHFRLAELRTEVEALRALTYRAVEAYIGGKDVTRLASMAKLKCGRLSREVTDSCLQYWGGMGFTADNPISQAYRDSRLISIGGGADEIMLGIICKLEGTLPK, encoded by the coding sequence ATGAAGTTCACCCCCGAACACCGTGCGCTCGAGGACACCGTCGTCAAGTTCTGCGACAAGGAACTCAACCCGTTTGTGGCCGAGTGGGAGGCGAAGGGCCAGTTCCCCGCGCACGAGGTGTTCAAGAAGCTCGGCAAGCTGGGCCTGCTGGGCCTGAAGTACCCCGAGGAATACGGCGGCGCCGGCCTGGACTTCAGCTACAGCATGGTCATGGCCGAGGCCCTGGGCCAGTGCAACTGCGGCGGCGTGCCCATGGCCATCGGCGTGCACACCGACATGGCCACGCCGGCCCTGGCGCGCTTCGGCAGTGACGATCTGCGCAAGGAGTGGCTGGTGCCCACGATCGCGGGCGAGGTGGTGGCGTGTCTCGGCGTGAGCGAGCCCGGTGGCGGCAGCGACGTGGCCGCGATCAAGACCATGGCGCAGCGCGAGGGCGACGACTACGTCATCAACGGCACCAAGATGTGGATCACCAGCGGCATGCAGGCCGACTGGTGCTGCCTGCTCGCCAACACCTCCGACGGCCCGGCGCACAAGAACAAGAGCCTCATCGTCGTGCCCATGGACGCCCCCGGCATCACGCGCCAGAAGATCCACAAGATCGGCATGCACAGCTCCGACACCGCGCAGCTGTTCTTCGACAACGTGCGCGTGCCGCGCCGTTACCTCATCGGGCAGGAGGGGCTGGGCTTCACCTTCCAGATGCTGCAGTTCCAGGAGGAGCGCCTGTGGGGCGCCGCCGGCAGCCTGCGCAGCCTGGACCGTCTGATCGACCAGACCATCGCCTACACGCGCGAGCGCCGCACCTTTGGCAAGCCCGTGCTTGACAACCAGGTGGTGCACTTCCGGCTGGCGGAGCTGCGCACCGAGGTCGAGGCGCTGCGCGCGCTGACCTACCGCGCGGTGGAGGCCTACATCGGCGGCAAGGACGTCACCCGGCTCGCCAGCATGGCCAAGCTCAAGTGCGGCCGGCTCAGCCGTGAGGTGACGGACAGCTGCCTGCAGTACTGGGGCGGCATGGGCTTCACGGCCGACAACCCCATCAGCCAGGCCTACCGCGACAGCCGCCTCATCAGCATCGGCGGCGGTGCCGACGAGATCATGCTGGGCATCATCTGCAAGCTCGAGGGCACGCTGCCGAAATGA